A window of Pirellula sp. SH-Sr6A contains these coding sequences:
- a CDS encoding sulfatase-like hydrolase/transferase, whose translation MNAWQQLIRRLPTSAPFHRRVLSATVTLITMLATNVSMALEDSSFESRTRPNVVIMLADDAGWGDFTSSGNRSVSTPNIDSLATSGAKLDRFFVCPVCSPTRAELLTGRYHPRGGVRGVSEGAERLNLDETTLAQIFQSNGYATGCFGKWHNGSQGPYHPRARGFDEFYGYTEGHWGEYFNPPLENQEGRMVETKGYIVDLLTDRALDFIDRKKQQPFFCFIPFTTPHSPWGVSKPEWERFREKDIVQPARSRAQEKVDETRCALAMIENQDRNVGRVLSKLESLGLTNDTIVIYFSDNGPNTERWNGGMKGRKGSVDEGGVRSICYCRWPSKVPAGNVVRPIASAIDWLPTLMTMTGLTAKPRYPFDGMDLSPWLLQSGSAAYPVPDRILYSTWNGKISARTQEYRMDTDGKLFDMGQDPDQTKACTLKTDVERAAADRLRSAMSAWKEEVLAGGKLPVDDRPIPIGYVPLPIAHLPARDGVGQGNIRRSAPAPNSSYFVNWQSADDYIEWNVRVETEGVYRVAMDYTCPETSVGTVLQLRFGDVRLDKKIDAVWDPPLYDDQDTIERPKAESRMKPFRHWEMGEIRLPRGEGRLQLRASMVPMGTVIDLRRLTLELQPDLRTE comes from the coding sequence ATGAACGCTTGGCAACAGCTTATCAGACGTCTACCTACTTCGGCCCCGTTCCATCGCAGGGTGCTCTCTGCGACGGTAACGCTAATCACGATGCTTGCAACCAACGTCTCGATGGCGTTGGAGGATTCCTCGTTCGAGTCCCGCACGCGTCCCAACGTTGTCATCATGCTGGCCGACGATGCGGGATGGGGTGATTTCACCTCTTCGGGGAATCGATCTGTCTCCACCCCGAATATCGATTCGCTCGCGACGTCTGGAGCGAAGCTCGATCGATTCTTTGTTTGCCCCGTCTGCTCTCCTACGCGTGCTGAATTGCTAACGGGGAGGTACCATCCACGCGGGGGAGTTCGGGGCGTGTCCGAGGGCGCCGAGCGACTCAATCTCGATGAAACGACGCTCGCTCAGATCTTTCAGTCAAATGGCTATGCAACGGGCTGCTTTGGGAAATGGCACAATGGATCCCAAGGTCCTTACCATCCCCGCGCCCGAGGGTTCGATGAGTTTTATGGATATACCGAAGGCCATTGGGGCGAGTACTTCAATCCGCCTCTTGAGAATCAAGAAGGGCGGATGGTGGAGACGAAGGGTTACATTGTCGATCTGCTTACCGATCGCGCCTTGGACTTCATCGACAGAAAGAAACAGCAGCCATTCTTCTGCTTCATACCTTTCACAACTCCTCACTCTCCCTGGGGTGTGTCGAAACCCGAGTGGGAACGATTTCGAGAAAAGGACATCGTCCAACCCGCTCGAAGCCGCGCGCAGGAAAAGGTAGACGAAACACGCTGCGCGCTGGCCATGATCGAGAATCAAGATCGCAATGTCGGGAGAGTCTTGAGCAAGCTCGAATCGCTCGGTCTGACCAACGATACCATCGTCATCTATTTCTCGGATAACGGGCCCAACACCGAGCGATGGAACGGTGGAATGAAGGGGCGCAAGGGTAGTGTGGACGAAGGGGGCGTGCGATCGATTTGCTATTGCCGATGGCCAAGCAAAGTCCCTGCGGGGAATGTTGTGCGGCCCATCGCCTCTGCGATCGATTGGTTGCCGACGTTGATGACCATGACAGGATTGACTGCGAAGCCACGATATCCTTTCGATGGTATGGACTTGAGCCCTTGGTTATTGCAATCCGGTAGCGCGGCATATCCGGTTCCCGATCGCATTCTTTACTCCACCTGGAACGGCAAGATCAGCGCCCGCACGCAAGAGTATCGCATGGATACCGATGGCAAACTTTTTGATATGGGGCAGGATCCGGATCAAACGAAGGCCTGCACGCTAAAGACGGATGTGGAACGCGCGGCCGCAGATCGACTCCGCTCCGCGATGTCTGCCTGGAAAGAGGAGGTTCTCGCAGGGGGAAAGCTGCCGGTGGACGATCGCCCCATCCCCATCGGATATGTCCCTTTGCCGATCGCTCACTTGCCAGCTCGCGACGGTGTGGGCCAAGGAAATATTCGACGAAGTGCCCCGGCGCCAAACAGCTCGTACTTTGTGAACTGGCAGTCCGCCGATGACTATATTGAGTGGAATGTCCGCGTGGAGACCGAAGGGGTTTATCGTGTTGCGATGGACTACACTTGTCCCGAGACAAGTGTGGGAACCGTGCTGCAACTTCGATTCGGCGATGTTCGCTTGGATAAGAAGATCGATGCTGTGTGGGACCCTCCTCTCTACGACGATCAAGATACGATAGAACGCCCCAAGGCGGAGAGTCGTATGAAACCCTTTCGCCACTGGGAGATGGGCGAGATACGTTTACCCAGGGGAGAGGGTCGTTTGCAATTGAGGGCATCTATGGTCCCGATGGGAACCGTGATCGATCTGAGGAGACTGACCTTGGAATTGCAACCCGATCTGCGCACGGAGTGA
- a CDS encoding SMC-Scp complex subunit ScpB, whose amino-acid sequence MVFGRKIKKIEPLETELAEVRETEDQPDVGLSLEDLGNAYARAMEERSGVEASELSASVEDAALLPFPLSPSSDLEETLAAPEVGETDHVPVTTETVLESILFLGTPDSRPIDVERLQSLFRNMPREEIDEAVGKLNQKYRQQGRAFEIVFERGGYRLQLAEAMSSVRERFYGKVKEVQLPQSAIDCLALVAYQPGISREQVESLWGQPPHGTLNMLVRKGLLRVEREGNAMTYYTTDRFLEVVGVDSIDDLPREEL is encoded by the coding sequence ATGGTATTTGGTAGGAAGATCAAGAAGATAGAACCCCTGGAGACCGAACTGGCCGAGGTGAGAGAAACGGAGGACCAACCCGATGTCGGTTTGTCCTTGGAAGATTTGGGGAATGCTTACGCCAGAGCCATGGAGGAGCGTTCGGGAGTCGAGGCCTCTGAACTATCGGCATCGGTGGAAGATGCGGCGTTGCTCCCATTTCCTTTGTCCCCGAGTAGCGATCTCGAAGAGACACTCGCTGCACCCGAGGTCGGCGAGACCGATCATGTACCGGTGACTACGGAGACAGTGCTGGAGTCCATCCTCTTCTTGGGGACCCCCGATAGTCGGCCGATCGATGTGGAGCGACTTCAAAGTTTGTTCCGCAATATGCCTCGCGAGGAAATCGACGAAGCGGTCGGGAAATTGAATCAAAAATATCGACAGCAGGGACGGGCGTTCGAAATCGTTTTCGAACGAGGAGGTTACCGACTCCAACTGGCCGAAGCGATGTCGAGCGTTCGGGAGCGATTCTACGGAAAAGTAAAAGAGGTGCAGTTACCTCAATCCGCGATCGATTGTCTGGCTTTGGTCGCTTACCAGCCGGGGATTAGCCGGGAGCAAGTGGAGTCGCTTTGGGGACAGCCACCGCACGGGACCTTGAATATGCTCGTGCGGAAGGGACTGCTTCGCGTGGAGAGAGAAGGGAACGCGATGACCTACTACACCACCGATCGTTTCTTAGAGGTGGTCGGTGTCGATTCGATCGACGATCTCCCCCGCGAGGAACTGTGA
- a CDS encoding TA system antitoxin ParD family protein — protein MGQPVKLSDELVDDARAVVPFSQRSIAGQIEFWAGLGKSIEPLLRGDQALSLQMAGGERPLSELLAEVGTAKGRKRLETVLKKRPYPHFKPVAGHPELICRIEENGSETIGRFVGREFIAVEVPR, from the coding sequence ATGGGTCAACCTGTAAAACTATCGGACGAGCTCGTCGACGATGCTCGTGCTGTTGTGCCATTCTCGCAGCGGAGCATTGCTGGGCAAATTGAATTCTGGGCCGGTCTCGGAAAATCGATCGAGCCTTTGCTTCGCGGCGATCAGGCGCTATCGCTTCAGATGGCGGGCGGAGAGCGGCCGTTATCGGAGCTTTTGGCGGAAGTGGGGACGGCCAAGGGCCGTAAACGTCTCGAAACCGTTTTGAAAAAACGCCCCTACCCGCATTTCAAGCCCGTCGCTGGCCACCCCGAGCTGATTTGCCGCATTGAAGAAAATGGCAGCGAAACGATTGGTCGATTTGTTGGGCGTGAATTTATCGCGGTCGAGGTCCCGCGTTGA
- a CDS encoding zeta toxin family protein, with the protein MNLPFSFLDKRPIIIALAGSNGAGKSTFYESYLSNAGLRFINADELSASLGLAPYEAAELAASVRRELINQRESFIFETVLSDPVGEKVEQLASYAALGYTVVLIFIRIESAEQSSRRVAMRVFQGGHDVPDDKLRTRFERTLANLQLAIERLPHVIVFSNEDLRNPYQLIAAYESGQAMEQKKMSNGLKRERSQRRSGRRIR; encoded by the coding sequence TTGAACCTGCCGTTTAGCTTTCTTGACAAGCGTCCGATCATCATCGCATTGGCTGGCTCGAATGGTGCTGGCAAGTCAACGTTTTATGAAAGTTATCTATCCAACGCAGGTTTGCGGTTTATCAACGCCGATGAATTGTCCGCTTCGTTAGGTTTGGCTCCCTATGAGGCAGCCGAACTAGCTGCGTCAGTCCGTAGGGAACTGATAAATCAGCGAGAGAGCTTCATCTTTGAAACGGTGCTATCCGATCCCGTCGGCGAGAAAGTAGAACAGCTCGCTTCGTACGCTGCGCTCGGGTACACCGTTGTTCTCATCTTCATCCGCATCGAAAGCGCAGAACAGTCGAGCAGAAGGGTCGCCATGCGAGTATTCCAAGGCGGACATGATGTTCCAGATGACAAGCTTCGCACGCGATTCGAACGAACTCTTGCCAATCTACAGCTCGCAATAGAACGGCTCCCTCACGTCATCGTCTTCAGCAATGAGGACTTGCGTAATCCTTATCAGTTGATTGCGGCCTATGAAAGTGGACAAGCGATGGAGCAGAAAAAGATGAGTAATGGGTTGAAACGCGAGCGGAGCCAGCGTCGCTCCGGAAGGAGAATTCGATGA
- a CDS encoding DNA topoisomerase (ATP-hydrolyzing) subunit A, producing the protein MAKRGTSGVPDGRGQDDENQEASPVKKTRRKGGAEPNLFDELSEDGVQPIALKDAAQARYLNYSLSVITSRALPDVRDGLKPVQRRILYQMDQEGMRFGTKHRKCAKVVGEVMGNFHPHGDSAIYDALVRMAQSFSLRVPLVDGSGNFGSIDGDNAAAMRYTECRMSAIASELLADLGNGTVPFKPNYDGSRLEPVVLPSRVPNLLLNGATGIAVGMATNIPPHNLGEICRALLKLLADPEIKDYQLVANDAVQGPDFPTGGIVINTKEELREIYRTGQGSIRLRGKTESGGESKGSKLLHITAIPYGVNKSVLVERIADIVLSGKMPLIEDVRDVSTRDIRIDLQLRKDADEQKVLAYLYKHTPLQTNFAVNMTCLIPTENPELGAPNRLGLKEILWFFLRFRLEVVTKRLENELAALLKRMHILEGFVLIFDALDEIIRIIRKSEGKADAAEKIMARFPAAKGGLDADQTDAILELKLYRLARLEINLIQDELKDKQKRAKEIQRLLKEKTDDTNNSGRWGIVRQEIESLIGDYGKLKENLRKTELLTVDAEPEYNEEDFIVAEDCHVLLTRDGWVKRQKSIADPSKSRLREGDSVLAIVAGSTRSTVAFFSSFGVCYTTRFIDIPASTGHGEPVQKLFKMKDGEKIVSVLSLDPRAIGNIAEDPKHPDYCPEVHGFAATSSGFALRFGLQQFVEPSTRSGRRFARVAPEHGVIGVEATHGTETVLAISEECRAMVCSSEEVNYLSGAGKGVMLVKLSKTDRLLGFKLSTADRDLLVVETNRGAQKTISTAKYNTTSRGGRGIEIQKNGKISSIVVAPITSAPTLENS; encoded by the coding sequence ATGGCGAAACGCGGTACTTCGGGCGTTCCCGACGGCAGGGGTCAGGACGACGAGAACCAGGAGGCCTCCCCCGTCAAGAAGACTCGACGCAAAGGGGGAGCCGAGCCCAATCTCTTTGATGAGCTCTCCGAGGACGGTGTCCAACCCATCGCCTTGAAGGACGCGGCACAAGCTCGGTATTTGAACTACTCCCTTTCGGTCATCACCAGCCGGGCACTCCCGGACGTCCGCGACGGCCTCAAGCCCGTGCAGCGGCGCATCCTGTACCAGATGGACCAAGAGGGGATGCGATTCGGGACGAAGCACCGAAAGTGCGCCAAAGTGGTCGGGGAGGTGATGGGTAACTTCCACCCCCACGGCGACTCGGCAATCTACGACGCGCTCGTGCGCATGGCTCAGTCCTTCTCGCTCCGCGTCCCGTTGGTCGACGGGAGCGGGAACTTTGGCTCTATCGACGGGGACAACGCGGCGGCCATGCGTTACACCGAGTGCCGCATGTCCGCGATCGCTTCGGAGCTGCTCGCCGATTTAGGAAATGGTACCGTCCCCTTCAAACCCAACTACGACGGCTCTCGCCTCGAGCCGGTCGTGCTCCCCAGCCGTGTCCCAAACTTGCTCCTCAACGGCGCGACGGGAATTGCGGTCGGGATGGCAACCAATATCCCCCCCCATAATCTCGGTGAAATCTGCCGAGCCCTCCTCAAACTTCTCGCAGACCCCGAGATCAAAGACTACCAGCTGGTCGCCAATGATGCCGTACAAGGTCCCGATTTCCCCACCGGCGGGATCGTGATCAACACCAAAGAAGAATTGCGAGAGATCTACCGAACGGGCCAGGGCTCCATTCGCCTCCGAGGCAAAACCGAATCCGGTGGTGAATCCAAAGGGAGCAAGCTACTGCACATCACCGCGATTCCCTACGGTGTCAACAAATCGGTTCTCGTCGAGCGCATTGCCGATATCGTCTTGAGCGGAAAGATGCCCCTGATCGAAGACGTTCGAGATGTCTCCACGCGCGACATCCGAATCGACTTGCAGCTTCGCAAGGACGCAGACGAACAAAAGGTCTTGGCCTATCTCTACAAGCATACGCCGCTGCAAACCAATTTCGCAGTCAATATGACTTGCTTGATTCCAACCGAGAACCCGGAACTCGGTGCACCGAATCGTTTGGGATTGAAAGAGATTCTCTGGTTCTTTCTCCGGTTCCGTTTGGAGGTCGTCACCAAGCGACTGGAGAATGAACTGGCCGCATTGCTCAAGCGCATGCATATCCTCGAAGGCTTTGTTCTTATCTTCGATGCGTTGGATGAGATCATTCGGATCATCCGGAAATCCGAAGGCAAAGCAGATGCAGCGGAGAAGATCATGGCGAGATTCCCGGCCGCGAAAGGAGGATTGGATGCTGACCAGACCGATGCAATTCTCGAATTGAAATTGTATCGATTGGCTCGATTAGAAATCAATTTGATCCAAGACGAGCTGAAAGACAAACAAAAGCGCGCGAAAGAGATTCAGCGACTGCTCAAAGAGAAGACCGACGACACCAACAACTCGGGCCGTTGGGGTATTGTCCGACAGGAGATTGAAAGCCTCATCGGTGATTACGGTAAGCTGAAGGAAAACCTTCGCAAGACGGAGCTTCTCACCGTCGATGCGGAACCGGAATACAACGAAGAAGATTTTATCGTCGCGGAAGATTGTCATGTTCTGCTCACACGCGACGGATGGGTGAAGCGACAGAAATCGATTGCAGATCCATCCAAGAGTCGGCTGCGAGAAGGAGATAGCGTCCTCGCGATCGTTGCCGGATCCACCCGCTCCACCGTCGCATTCTTTTCGTCGTTCGGGGTTTGCTACACCACTCGGTTCATCGACATTCCGGCTTCGACCGGGCATGGCGAACCAGTGCAGAAGTTATTCAAGATGAAGGATGGGGAGAAAATCGTCTCGGTGCTGTCGCTCGATCCGCGCGCCATCGGTAATATCGCCGAAGATCCAAAGCATCCGGATTATTGTCCCGAGGTTCACGGCTTTGCAGCCACTTCCAGCGGTTTTGCGCTCCGATTCGGTTTGCAACAATTCGTCGAGCCCTCCACCAGGAGCGGGCGCAGGTTTGCGCGTGTCGCACCGGAACATGGTGTGATCGGTGTCGAGGCGACTCATGGAACGGAAACCGTACTGGCGATCAGCGAAGAATGCCGCGCTATGGTTTGCTCGAGCGAGGAAGTGAACTATCTATCGGGGGCTGGAAAGGGTGTGATGCTCGTCAAACTTTCCAAGACCGATCGATTGCTCGGATTCAAGCTTTCTACCGCCGACCGAGATCTACTTGTGGTCGAAACAAATCGGGGCGCGCAGAAGACCATTTCCACAGCGAAATACAACACGACTTCGCGAGGTGGACGGGGTATTGAAATTCAGAAGAACGGCAAGATCTCTTCGATTGTCGTGGCCCCCATCACCTCAGCACCTACGTTGGAGAACTCATGA
- a CDS encoding type IIA DNA topoisomerase subunit B, translating to MSSTSASYTAADIVALEGLEPVRKRPAMYIGGVGSAGLHHLIWEILDNSVDEAMNGHASEIIVQLHKNGKTITVSDNGRGIPVDKHAKTGKSALEIVLTVLHAGGKFEGKNYKTSGGLHGVGASVVNALSKELIAIVKRDGVQYKMEFSQGKPTTKLQKASGASRGSGTSITFTPDATIFPKTEFDPELIRQRLEIASFLHRGVKVHFHNDVDGAKTTFFHEQGIVDYLGKVLEQRVASPIHDLAFTFRKDGDERVEVAMQWTESTDEHVRSYCNGIPTPVGGTHETGFRAGVGKAIRNYIDTHNLTPRGVKIGQEDIREGMVAVLSVFISEPQFQGQTKDRLNNPEVQTSVDNAIRPVLEQWLNNNRSTAEAIVARIIAAARARAASRAASEAVSRKTATSRAMLPGKLSDCLSTGRGKSELFIVEGDSAGGSAKQGRDRNHQAILPLRGKVLNTESVALSKVLENKEVQDMVTALGCGIGKSFDISKMRYDRLILLADADSDGHHITTLLLTFLYRHMPGLIADGRVFIAVPPLYRIDIGKETYWAADEEDRERILAKSDKRSKPEITRFKGLGEMMPEVLWDTTLNPATRRLLRVDIDDHLETDRVMSDLMGRDASARFRFIMERAEEASDIDV from the coding sequence ATGAGCTCGACATCTGCGTCCTACACAGCAGCGGATATTGTTGCCCTCGAGGGCTTGGAACCGGTCCGAAAGCGTCCGGCCATGTACATCGGTGGAGTGGGGAGCGCCGGACTCCACCACTTGATCTGGGAGATCCTCGATAACTCGGTGGACGAGGCGATGAACGGTCACGCCTCGGAGATCATCGTCCAGTTGCATAAGAACGGGAAAACGATCACGGTCTCCGACAACGGCCGCGGGATTCCCGTCGACAAACATGCGAAGACCGGGAAAAGCGCCCTGGAGATCGTCCTTACCGTCCTGCATGCGGGGGGCAAGTTCGAAGGAAAGAACTACAAAACATCCGGAGGTCTTCACGGGGTCGGTGCTTCGGTCGTGAACGCGCTCTCCAAAGAATTGATCGCCATCGTGAAGCGCGATGGTGTTCAGTACAAGATGGAGTTTTCACAGGGAAAGCCGACGACCAAACTGCAAAAGGCTTCCGGTGCATCGCGTGGTTCAGGAACTTCGATCACTTTTACACCTGATGCGACGATCTTCCCGAAGACCGAGTTCGACCCCGAGTTGATCCGTCAGCGGCTTGAGATCGCCAGCTTCCTGCATCGAGGCGTCAAGGTTCATTTCCATAACGACGTCGATGGTGCAAAAACCACATTCTTCCACGAACAAGGCATCGTGGATTACCTAGGCAAGGTGCTGGAACAACGAGTAGCGAGCCCCATTCACGATCTGGCGTTTACGTTTCGTAAAGATGGCGACGAACGGGTTGAAGTCGCCATGCAATGGACGGAGTCGACCGATGAGCATGTCCGTTCGTATTGCAACGGCATTCCAACTCCGGTCGGAGGCACCCACGAGACTGGTTTCCGCGCTGGGGTTGGGAAGGCGATTCGCAATTACATCGACACCCATAATTTGACGCCCCGCGGTGTGAAGATCGGTCAAGAAGACATCCGCGAGGGAATGGTCGCCGTCCTATCGGTGTTCATCAGCGAGCCGCAATTCCAAGGTCAAACGAAGGATCGTTTGAACAACCCCGAAGTGCAGACATCCGTCGACAATGCCATTCGCCCCGTTCTCGAACAATGGCTGAACAACAATCGTTCGACAGCCGAGGCAATCGTCGCGAGAATCATCGCCGCAGCCCGCGCACGGGCCGCATCGAGAGCCGCCTCCGAAGCCGTATCGCGAAAAACAGCCACCAGCCGCGCGATGTTGCCAGGTAAACTGAGCGACTGCCTATCGACGGGACGAGGAAAGTCGGAACTATTCATCGTCGAAGGGGACTCTGCAGGTGGTAGCGCCAAACAGGGACGCGACCGCAACCATCAAGCCATCCTGCCGCTGCGAGGCAAGGTCCTCAATACCGAATCGGTTGCCCTTTCGAAGGTGCTGGAGAACAAAGAAGTCCAGGATATGGTGACGGCTCTCGGGTGCGGCATTGGAAAGTCGTTCGACATCTCCAAAATGCGATACGACCGTCTCATCCTACTCGCCGATGCAGACTCCGATGGCCATCACATCACAACACTCCTTTTGACATTCCTATATCGCCATATGCCAGGCTTGATCGCGGATGGTCGCGTCTTTATCGCTGTCCCACCCCTTTACCGAATCGATATCGGCAAAGAAACCTATTGGGCTGCCGACGAGGAAGATCGCGAACGCATTCTGGCCAAGAGCGATAAGAGATCCAAACCGGAGATCACCCGATTCAAGGGGCTTGGCGAGATGATGCCGGAGGTGCTCTGGGATACCACGCTAAACCCCGCTACGCGCCGATTGCTTCGGGTCGATATCGACGACCACCTCGAAACCGATCGAGTCATGAGCGACTTGATGGGACGAGATGCATCCGCTCGATTCCGCTTCATCATGGAACGGGCGGAAGAGGCGAGCGATATCGACGTATAA
- a CDS encoding amidohydrolase family protein — protein MTLDRRSLLQGGIGAAACSALSTLSTEGYSFEKDSDQQWIDAHVHVWTGDTQTYPLAEGFTREQMQPGSFTPSDLFSHCRPQGVSKIVLIQMNFYTFDNRYMLDVMEKHPGVFSGVAIIDESSEDAPKQMAALKQKGVRGFRLYADQSNVSKWKTSQAMRRMWAAAADLNLAMCCLANPDALPGILAFAKEYPKTRVVIDHFARIGIDGTMRDTDLDHLKSFVDREETYIKTSAFYALGKKKPPYDDLGPMIQKLVTSFGSERLMWASDCPFQIENGHTYGASIDLIRNRLAFLTAEDTNNLLKNTAAKVFFSV, from the coding sequence ATGACACTCGATCGACGAAGTCTTTTGCAAGGAGGTATCGGTGCCGCTGCTTGCTCCGCCCTTTCCACTCTTTCGACCGAAGGTTACTCGTTCGAAAAGGACAGCGATCAACAGTGGATCGATGCGCATGTCCACGTTTGGACCGGTGACACCCAGACATATCCGCTGGCAGAGGGATTCACCAGGGAGCAGATGCAGCCCGGAAGCTTCACTCCGAGCGATCTTTTCAGCCATTGCAGGCCTCAGGGCGTGTCCAAGATTGTTTTGATCCAGATGAATTTCTACACGTTCGACAATCGCTATATGCTCGACGTGATGGAGAAGCATCCTGGAGTTTTTTCTGGAGTAGCTATCATCGATGAATCCAGTGAAGATGCCCCTAAACAAATGGCTGCGCTGAAGCAAAAGGGAGTGCGAGGATTTCGTCTTTATGCAGACCAATCGAACGTGTCGAAGTGGAAAACCTCGCAGGCGATGCGCCGGATGTGGGCTGCGGCTGCCGACCTGAACTTGGCCATGTGTTGTCTAGCCAACCCGGATGCTTTACCTGGGATCCTCGCATTCGCCAAAGAGTATCCGAAGACGCGTGTGGTGATCGACCATTTCGCACGCATTGGCATCGACGGAACCATGCGTGATACCGACCTCGACCATCTCAAGAGCTTTGTCGATCGAGAGGAGACGTATATCAAGACATCTGCATTTTATGCGCTCGGTAAGAAGAAGCCGCCCTACGATGATTTGGGACCGATGATCCAGAAATTGGTGACTTCGTTCGGATCGGAGCGATTGATGTGGGCCTCCGATTGTCCTTTCCAAATTGAAAACGGTCACACATATGGTGCGTCGATCGATTTGATTCGCAATCGCCTTGCATTCCTCACCGCCGAGGATACGAACAATCTATTGAAGAATACGGCGGCGAAAGTTTTTTTTAGCGTTTAA
- a CDS encoding NAD(P)/FAD-dependent oxidoreductase, whose translation MVTGSKKDLVVVGGGIIGLSTAYFALEKGWNVTVIDRIASQGDNCSHGNSGMVVPSHFTPLAAPGVMGQAIRWLRDPESPFSIRPSLSMSMLKWGLRFYLASTKAQVEQAAPLLRDLNLASRDLYIQWAEQGIQSGLVKKGLLMLCNTDAMLEEEVVLSQQSRDLGVPAQVLTANEVEALDPNVTLQVKGGVYYPKDCHLDPELLNRSLQSEIEKRGGRFLWQTHVTGWKTDSTRIRALVTNHGEIAADEFVVCGGVWSEELVRSLQIRLPLLAGKGYSLTVPTPIELPSVCSILCEAKVAVTPMGDKLRFGGTMTIGNPDHVIAPEKIRGMIKSVQRYMPRFKPQHFEGISPWVGLRPVTPDGLPYIGKPSGWNNLTVAAGHAMMGLSLGPITGKLTTQLVSGEATSIPGVADRLSPNRYAA comes from the coding sequence ATGGTTACGGGCTCAAAAAAGGATTTGGTCGTCGTTGGCGGTGGCATCATCGGACTCTCCACCGCGTATTTCGCTTTGGAAAAGGGATGGAACGTTACTGTCATCGATCGCATTGCATCCCAAGGGGATAATTGCTCGCACGGTAATTCCGGCATGGTGGTTCCGAGCCACTTCACACCGCTCGCAGCACCTGGCGTAATGGGGCAGGCGATTCGGTGGCTTCGAGATCCCGAGTCTCCTTTTTCCATCCGCCCTTCGCTCAGTATGAGCATGCTGAAGTGGGGACTACGATTCTATCTCGCGTCGACCAAGGCCCAAGTCGAGCAGGCAGCTCCGCTTCTTCGCGATTTGAATTTGGCATCGCGAGACCTTTACATTCAATGGGCCGAGCAAGGCATCCAATCCGGATTGGTCAAGAAGGGGCTGCTCATGCTCTGCAATACCGATGCGATGTTGGAGGAGGAAGTAGTACTCTCCCAGCAATCGCGGGACTTAGGAGTTCCTGCGCAGGTGCTGACAGCTAACGAAGTGGAGGCCCTCGATCCGAATGTGACCCTGCAGGTGAAGGGTGGTGTCTATTACCCCAAAGACTGCCATCTCGATCCGGAGCTGCTGAATCGCTCCTTGCAATCGGAAATCGAAAAGCGAGGAGGACGCTTCCTGTGGCAGACCCACGTCACCGGTTGGAAAACCGATTCGACACGCATTCGTGCCCTCGTTACCAATCACGGAGAAATTGCAGCGGATGAATTTGTCGTGTGCGGTGGTGTATGGTCGGAGGAATTGGTTCGCTCCCTCCAGATCCGACTACCGTTGCTCGCCGGCAAGGGTTACTCGCTTACGGTTCCGACGCCGATCGAACTCCCCTCGGTCTGCTCGATCCTTTGCGAAGCCAAGGTGGCTGTGACACCGATGGGGGACAAACTACGTTTCGGTGGCACGATGACGATCGGAAACCCCGATCATGTCATTGCACCTGAGAAGATCCGCGGCATGATCAAGAGTGTTCAACGTTACATGCCCCGGTTCAAGCCCCAGCATTTCGAGGGCATCTCTCCGTGGGTAGGGCTCCGCCCGGTCACCCCGGATGGCCTCCCCTATATTGGCAAGCCATCTGGTTGGAACAATTTGACCGTCGCTGCGGGCCATGCCATGATGGGATTGAGCTTGGGCCCCATCACTGGAAAACTGACGACGCAGCTTGTTTCAGGCGAAGCGACTTCGATTCCTGGTGTTGCGGATCGGCTATCTCCTAACCGCTACGCTGCTTGA